GGCGAGAGGAGAGGTGTGGGTGAAGAGCTGTGCTTGGTAAACCAATGCTAGtttcatcatcatcttctattcCAGTTGCGTCTGGGTTTATCGATGGAAAGTCAGGGAGATCGCGAGCAAATGACTCTTCTGGATCACTGTGGCGGTCCAAATCTGGAAaagattaaatattaaatttcACTTTAGTAAACAGcacagtttaaaggaattgtttagaatacacaatataatacacaaaagccatgaatatcttgtaaattatatccttatagacGGGGAGTTctgaggtcatcagttataaatggtgagttctgatgtcatttctgtcacatgactcactgaaatttgtgtattataagttgcaaaatatgaggatattagaagttacctcttaaaggaattgtttagaatacacaatataatacacaaaagccatgaatattttgtaaattatatccttatagacGGGGAGTTctgaggtcatcagttataaatggtgagttctgatgtcatttctgtcacatgactcactgaaatttgtgtattataagttgcaaaatataaggatattagaagttacctctgagtccCATGACCTGcttaaaaacactcggccttcggcctcgtgtttttatatggtcatgaaactcctcggtaacttataatatccgtatattttacaagagggggtaatttatttactatataatacacaaaagccatgaatatcttgtaaattatatccttataaacggtgagttctgatgtcatcagttataaacggtgagttctgatgtcatttcagtcacatgactcactgaaatttgtgtattataagttgcaaaatatgaggatattagaagttacctcggagtcccatgacctgcttaaaaacactcggccttcggcctcgtgtttttatatggtcatgaaactcctcggtaacttataatatccgtatattttacaagaaggggtactttattcactatataatatccaGTTTTTcggtttacactgaactgttcctttaaaggggttgttcacctttgagataacttttagtatgatgtagattgtaGAGAATAATATACCGagataatttacaatttgttttaatttgaagGTTtgagagttatttagctttttattcagcagctcttcaattgcattttaagcaatctggtaactagggctcaaataaccctagcaacatgcatttatttgaataagagactggaatatgaataaaagagagtctgaatagaaggatcagtaatgaaaagtaacaataacaatacggTTGTAgccttaacagagcatttgtttttttttagaaggggacaccAACACCCattagaaagctgcaaagaatcagaagaaaaagacaaataactataaaaaataaataatgaaacccaattgaaaagttgcatagaattggtcGTTTTGTAACATAATACacgttactttaaaggtgaaccacccctttaaagctatgcGTAAATATGTGTAGTGATCTATTTATTAGttgaataaaaattataaaaccaACAATGTCTTGGTTGTTATGGGTTCCTGAACCAATCTTGACCACCGTTGTTACAGAATACAGAAAGTGACCACAATCTGCTTCAATGAGCCTCTGTAAGCCTTACCTGCATTATTTGTTTCTAGGCAGCATATTTGTAGTTTAAGCCTAAGTATTTTGCATCCAAATGTTAAGGTTCTGCTATTTTGCAAGTCCTGCTTGCATGTCTACATTATTAGTCTTCATGCTTGTTGTTTTACCTTCAGAACCTTCTGTAAGAGGTGTCTGGCCCCTTGATAAGTTAAATGTTCCATTTTCAGTGAAGGAAACTTCTGCATCTGAATGCTCAGAGTCGGAAATGGTCAGTTCTTTAGCTACTGCTGAATCATCAAGCTGcaaatcaatacaaaaaaatgtaatgggaAAACACTAATAAATATACACTTAAAAAAATCTCTCTTAAGGGTTTAGGAAAAGAAGGACCATATTTACTAATGGTTATCCCCACATCAGGTTGTTTCTCTTATATAGAGATGTATTTTCTCCCAAGGTACtacattttttgtgcattttgagTAATCCTAAAAGTCGCTTTGGGTATAGTAACAAACGCATGGTCAGGAGAGTGGGGTTGGACGTGAGTCAGGCAATGTTGCCTCTAAGCTTTGGAATCACATATGATTATAGAAGGCGATACCAACATATGTTAGGTTATTAAGGCTAGACATATAAAAACTTTGTGCTAACCTGTCCCCACTATTTAAGAAAAGGATAATAATGTCAAACATAagaatgtgtacaggtatggtatacgTTATACGGAAACCagcgacttaggaaaacgaaacgctcagaGTGCCAGTTTCagtttagctggcggaaggcagatcgggtcgcggcgaagaagaggaggagatttgtcgactggcaaccaatctccccgaatctgcccatgtggccaaaCCCCAATGGATccaaactaatccttattggaagctaaaccagcctactgggtttatttaatatttacatattttctagttaaggaatgaagatccaaattacagaaagatcagttatttggaaaaccccaggtcccgagcaatctggataacaggtcctgttcCTGTATTCGGAAATTGCCTACTTACCGAAGGGCAAAATGCAGCAAGTTCTTCTTCACTATCACTGCCATCAGTTGGAGGAAGGGAACGATTGTGATCTGGAAATACAGagagcattttttccccattaataaaAGGAGTATAAAATTGGTGCAAGAGATATTAATGTagaatgcaaaatataaagatatcCAAAACTATATAAAGTAAGCTCATTCATTCACTGGCACACACTAATGGGTACGTCACCTCCTTGATTAAAAGGCAGCATTGTGCAGTGACATTCATATAACCATGTATGCAGACTGCAGTCTCTAGTACATGTGGCGTTTTCAAGCCTCAACAATGATTTATCTGTTTGATTTAATGAGGCTGCACTTCTGTAGTAATCTGCCATCAACTGAGTCGGTGAGATTTTGCCATTTACAATGAAACACCACactaaaggggcaatatacatctatttaccctgttttatttttatactgaactgttccttcaaaATACCCGCAGTCAACTGGACTTATGTTAATtggcaaaattaaataaacaagccTGCTTCACACTAGGGTTTTTATCGTAGCCACTTACTTTGCCTTTCCTTATACTTGGACATCATATAACCACGCACACTGAAGTCCAACCTCTGCAGGGCTGGTTCCAGCTTCTGATATATACGCCGCCCTAGCTGGTGATACATGGCAAGAGGCCAAAGCAGAACAAAAAGTACTGtgggtttgcaaaaaaaaaaagaagaaaattacaaaaaacaatataataagtTGCAGGAAACATTGTTTCTGTGGTTCTTAGGCCAAACCTATCTAATATTTCATGCCTTAGGTTTGTAAAACAGAGAAAAGGATATCACTTGTCAGATAATGTAAATAGATGTGAAATCTattaggtataggatccgttatccagaaacccgttatccagaaagcaaagagtttcagaaaggctgtctcccatagactccattttatccaaatttttaaaaatgatttcctttttctttgtaataataagacaggaCATTGTACACaatccaactaatatataatgaatccttattggaagcaaaaccagtctattagctttatttaatgtttacatgattttatattagacacggtctgaagatccaaattatggaaagatacattatctggaaagctccaggtctcgagcagtctggataaaaggtcccatacctgtattatcctaCTCAACATTCCACCTCTAGAGTGAACTCTAGGTCCAGACCAGAAGTAGAAGAAAGAGCAgaaggaaaaattaaatattagctCTTTTTAATGCATAAATTAAAAAGACTTATTAGAATTATGTTAGGATAAACTCCTTATTTACCAAGTCTTTctctaaatgtgtttttttggtaCAAATGTGCATAATGTCAAGATGTTCAACTTACAAAGCAAATATGACAGAACAACACCAGGAATGTATCCACCAAGAACAGCTAGGAAAGTCAGGAAACTGCAGACCAAAAGGCAGAACTGTATACGGGAAGAGAAAACATGCAATATGTTTACATCCACCAACAAATACATGCAACAAAGGCATTCAGTCAAATATGTTTTGGTCCAAACCTATTCTTGGTTGTTCCACCTTGTTTATGTCccttcaaaggaacagtaacaccaaaaaatgagtgttttaaagtaaaagaaaaatataatgtattgttgccctgcactggtaccagcgtgtttgcttcagaaacattactatagttaataaaacaagctactgtgtagccatgggggcagccattcaaagatgaaaagggagaaaaggcacaggatacacagcatatAATAACTAAACTGTGTAGTATGCAAttagattcttcagaacttatcttatCTATGgagtatcctatgcttgaattgCTTCCCCTGACATCTGACAACCAACTCAGTGGCAATATTGGGAATGAATCCTCTTGATGGGCAGCCCGGCCAAACTAATAGATTTCTCTATGTTTGGTTAAGTTTAAAGCCGACAAAACAAATTCTTTTGGATTCAAGAAACCATAAGACCATGTAGAACTGTTTGAGTAGTTTGGAATAGTATGGAAAATTTGAATTACTGTACCTTGCCTGGGTTTTCAGTTTTAAAGAGCAGAAGGTTCCTCAAAAAGTTGTTCACACTGACCCATGTATCAGCTGCATGATAGCATAGCTCTGGAACACTTAGCAGCCTTGGATG
The Xenopus laevis strain J_2021 chromosome 9_10S, Xenopus_laevis_v10.1, whole genome shotgun sequence DNA segment above includes these coding regions:
- the LOC108702682 gene encoding reticulophagy regulator 3, whose amino-acid sequence is MAQREGEEEQGASGLRRRRSGAPSVEARERDEQVRHVREILQQSLSSYEPVLSYVQAVLVWEKPRHSALLHLGLNAAFWFFALTSLRIIFLVAFGLMIIICADQWKNKLWPELGAARTNELDNDSWGFVHPRLLSVPELCYHAADTWVSVNNFLRNLLLFKTENPGKFCLLVCSFLTFLAVLGGYIPGVVLSYLLLLFVLLWPLAMYHQLGRRIYQKLEPALQRLDFSVRGYMMSKYKERQNHNRSLPPTDGSDSEEELAAFCPSLDDSAVAKELTISDSEHSDAEVSFTENGTFNLSRGQTPLTEGSEDLDRHSDPEESFARDLPDFPSINPDATGIEDDDETSIGLPSTALHPHLSSRQLYDEQESLDAELSLGGFPSTQNITENIAGFVTRGMIQLALAGASQQTHNPRAKQYQRNSSSELDTDAEADDFELLDQSELSQMDPSSSQAHQ